Proteins encoded together in one Janthinobacterium tructae window:
- a CDS encoding alpha/beta hydrolase, translating into MKYLLSIIAVFACTNVHAAAWQPPSGQQQLPIWPGVIPDAKSAAGPEDEVTLREDRLIAGRPWLELNNVTRPTMTIYSPKGRNTGAAVIVFPGGGYSALAIDLEGTEVCEWLTSIGVTCVLLKYRVPGSGPHWDKIRNVRVIPKTHTALQDAQRTLGLVRHHAADWKIDPKKIGVLGFSAGGHLVASISTHHQRIYAPVDKADEESCRPDFAVSLYPGHMSVNYKNDLSKLNPSIEVSSQTPPTFLLHAQDDPVDPVEFSLLYYAALKNANIPVEMHLFAEGGHAFGLRPTQFPITKWPTLVETWLGTMGMTPRK; encoded by the coding sequence GTGAAATATCTTCTCAGTATTATTGCGGTGTTTGCTTGTACGAACGTGCACGCTGCTGCATGGCAGCCTCCCAGCGGACAGCAGCAATTGCCGATCTGGCCTGGAGTGATACCTGACGCGAAATCAGCCGCTGGACCGGAAGACGAGGTGACGCTACGAGAAGATCGGCTCATCGCAGGACGGCCCTGGCTGGAACTAAATAATGTCACGCGGCCTACGATGACAATTTACTCGCCAAAGGGAAGGAACACGGGCGCTGCCGTTATCGTTTTTCCCGGCGGAGGCTATTCGGCGCTGGCCATCGACCTGGAAGGAACGGAAGTTTGTGAATGGCTGACATCGATTGGTGTTACGTGCGTGCTGTTGAAATATCGTGTCCCCGGATCAGGTCCTCATTGGGACAAAATCCGTAATGTCCGTGTTATTCCCAAGACGCATACGGCGTTGCAAGATGCACAGAGAACGCTGGGCCTCGTTCGCCATCATGCTGCTGACTGGAAAATTGACCCGAAGAAGATTGGCGTGCTCGGGTTTTCTGCAGGCGGTCACCTGGTCGCGTCAATCAGTACGCATCATCAGCGGATATATGCGCCGGTTGACAAGGCAGACGAGGAAAGCTGTCGTCCCGATTTTGCAGTGTCTCTTTATCCTGGCCATATGTCGGTCAACTATAAAAATGACCTTTCAAAGTTGAACCCAAGCATTGAAGTCAGCAGTCAAACACCTCCGACCTTCCTGCTTCATGCGCAAGACGATCCGGTAGACCCGGTAGAGTTTTCTCTTCTCTATTATGCGGCCCTGAAGAATGCGAATATACCCGTGGAGATGCATTTGTTCGCCGAGGGAGGGCACGCGTTTGGACTCCGTCCTACGCAGTTTCCAATCACGAAGTGGCCCACGTTGGTTGAAACGTGGCTGGGTACGATGGGAATGACACCCAGGAAATGA
- a CDS encoding GNAT family N-acetyltransferase produces MKIEIRRAEFTERQIVRNLMELYQHDFSELDGTDMDEHGQYGYDDLDSFWVNPTWSAYVMKVDSKWAGFVLTNDEVHIQGNTRAIVEFFVVRKYRRQGLGRKAAETIMTMFPAKWEVCVIEENPAARKFWETLINTVWSGRHQLAVLDNEQWQGPVFSVDTHVTAPLV; encoded by the coding sequence ATGAAGATTGAAATTCGACGCGCCGAGTTCACGGAACGCCAGATAGTCAGAAACCTGATGGAACTGTATCAGCACGATTTTTCCGAGCTTGACGGCACGGATATGGACGAACATGGTCAATACGGGTATGACGATTTGGACAGCTTTTGGGTGAACCCGACGTGGTCAGCGTATGTCATGAAGGTTGACAGCAAGTGGGCGGGCTTTGTGTTGACAAACGATGAGGTCCATATTCAGGGAAATACGCGTGCAATCGTGGAGTTCTTCGTCGTTCGCAAGTACCGGCGTCAAGGACTGGGCAGGAAGGCTGCGGAAACCATCATGACGATGTTCCCGGCCAAATGGGAGGTTTGTGTCATTGAAGAAAATCCTGCTGCGCGGAAATTTTGGGAAACACTCATCAATACAGTCTGGTCGGGCAGACATCAGTTAGCCGTTCTGGACAATGAACAATGGCAGGGTCCGGTATTCTCGGTCGACACGCACGTCACAGCGCCACTGGTTTAA
- a CDS encoding GNAT family N-acetyltransferase gives MNISYTSDQPCAEAFKALYDTTGWGPVSRGAAFYQDALDGSWCSRSAYCGGQLVGFVRVISDGRLHAFVTEMIVHPEFQQQGIGAALLSSILDDCRDAGIADVQLFSAKGKSIFYEKLGFSLRPEDAPGMQFKAAT, from the coding sequence ATGAATATCAGCTACACATCCGATCAGCCATGCGCCGAGGCGTTCAAGGCACTGTACGACACGACTGGCTGGGGGCCGGTATCACGCGGGGCTGCATTCTATCAAGATGCACTTGACGGCTCCTGGTGTTCGCGATCCGCTTATTGTGGCGGCCAACTTGTTGGTTTTGTGCGTGTCATTTCGGATGGCCGCTTGCACGCGTTTGTCACCGAGATGATTGTTCACCCCGAATTTCAACAGCAGGGAATCGGAGCAGCTTTGCTCAGTTCCATTCTTGACGATTGTCGCGACGCTGGCATTGCGGATGTCCAGCTTTTCAGCGCCAAAGGCAAGTCGATATTCTACGAAAAGCTGGGATTTTCCTTACGACCGGAAGATGCGCCTGGCATGCAATTCAAGGCAGCCACCTGA
- a CDS encoding NAD(P)H-dependent flavin oxidoreductase, with protein MTTSQRFLDRLGLQLPIIQAPMAGVSTPRLAAAVSHAGGLGSLGIGAGSVAQARQMIMDTRALTDRPFNINVFCHAPAVRDARREAAWLAHLAPLFVELGAPVPTQLDEIYPTFVGDEAAFALLLEQRPAVVSFHFGLPATEKIAALRQAGIYTMATATNLREAMLIEQAGVDAIVAQGVEAGGHRGVFDPQAPDERHSTSVLLRLLAGRTTLPLIAAGGIMDGQGIRAALDLGAVAAQLGTAFVLCPESSANASHRANLKNERAASTRLTSVLSGRLARGMVNRLIEHGEAPGSPPPADYPVAYDAAKQLNAAASQHGDSEFAAQWAGQGAPLAREMGAEELVLTLAREMTH; from the coding sequence ATGACCACGTCCCAGCGCTTCCTCGACCGCCTCGGCTTGCAATTGCCCATCATCCAGGCGCCGATGGCGGGCGTCTCCACGCCGCGCCTGGCCGCCGCCGTCTCGCATGCGGGCGGCCTGGGGTCTCTGGGCATCGGCGCCGGCAGCGTGGCGCAGGCGCGCCAGATGATCATGGATACGCGCGCGCTGACGGACCGCCCCTTCAATATCAATGTGTTTTGCCATGCGCCGGCGGTCAGGGATGCGCGGCGCGAAGCGGCCTGGCTGGCGCATCTGGCGCCCCTGTTTGTGGAGTTGGGCGCGCCCGTGCCAACGCAGCTCGATGAAATCTATCCAACGTTTGTCGGCGATGAAGCGGCATTCGCCCTGTTGCTGGAACAGCGCCCCGCCGTCGTCAGCTTTCATTTCGGCTTGCCTGCGACGGAGAAAATCGCCGCCCTGCGCCAGGCCGGCATCTACACCATGGCCACGGCCACCAATCTGCGCGAGGCGATGCTGATCGAACAGGCGGGGGTCGACGCCATCGTGGCGCAGGGCGTGGAGGCAGGCGGACATCGCGGCGTCTTCGACCCGCAAGCGCCGGACGAGCGCCACAGCACCAGCGTGCTGCTGCGCCTGCTGGCGGGCCGCACAACACTACCCCTGATCGCCGCCGGCGGCATCATGGATGGACAAGGCATCCGCGCCGCGCTGGACCTGGGCGCCGTTGCCGCCCAGCTGGGCACGGCATTCGTGCTGTGCCCGGAATCGTCGGCCAATGCCAGCCACCGCGCCAACCTGAAAAACGAACGGGCGGCATCCACGCGCTTGACCAGCGTCCTCTCCGGCCGCCTGGCGCGCGGCATGGTGAACCGTCTGATCGAGCATGGCGAAGCGCCGGGTAGCCCGCCGCCGGCCGATTACCCCGTCGCCTACGATGCCGCAAAACAATTGAACGCGGCAGCTAGCCAGCACGGCGACAGCGAATTTGCCGCCCAATGGGCCGGCCAGGGCGCGCCGCTGGCGCGGGAAATGGGGGCGGAGGAACTGGTGTTGACCTTGGCCAGGGAAATGACGCACTGA
- a CDS encoding LysR substrate-binding domain-containing protein, whose protein sequence is MTSELSVTQAAARLGRAPSSVTTRIQQLEADIGAQLFVRTNKRMALTAAGERFLEYAQRLLALAAEARHVVTGGREGGTLRVGSMESTAASRLPALLAAYHARYPDTRLALSTGPSRPLIEQVRTGLLDCAFVALPPAFGGAATLEELGLASASVWREELCLLLPASEGPVRRAVDVRTRSLAAFPQGCTYRSIAEEVLGVAGSTQWRVQELSSYHTMIACVAAGACVTLLPASVLALSDAPATLKTLSVGQADTLLVWRAGFDVPAFQHLLVQLSNPQENIVNL, encoded by the coding sequence GTGACCAGTGAGCTGAGCGTCACGCAGGCCGCGGCCCGGCTGGGCCGCGCGCCGTCCAGCGTCACCACGCGCATCCAGCAGCTGGAAGCCGATATCGGCGCACAACTGTTCGTGCGCACCAATAAACGCATGGCCCTGACGGCGGCGGGCGAGCGCTTTCTCGAGTACGCGCAGCGTTTGCTGGCGCTGGCGGCAGAGGCCAGGCATGTCGTCACGGGCGGGCGCGAAGGGGGCACCTTGCGCGTCGGCAGCATGGAAAGCACGGCGGCCAGCCGCCTGCCGGCGCTGCTGGCCGCGTATCACGCCCGTTATCCGGACACGCGGCTGGCGCTGAGCACGGGGCCGTCGCGCCCCCTGATCGAGCAAGTGCGCACGGGTTTACTCGACTGCGCCTTCGTGGCCTTGCCGCCAGCCTTCGGCGGCGCGGCCACGCTGGAGGAACTTGGCCTGGCATCGGCATCCGTGTGGCGTGAGGAATTATGTTTGCTGCTGCCGGCTAGCGAAGGGCCGGTGCGCCGCGCCGTGGACGTGCGCACGCGCTCGCTGGCGGCGTTTCCGCAGGGCTGCACCTACCGCAGCATCGCCGAAGAGGTGCTGGGCGTGGCCGGCAGCACGCAGTGGCGCGTGCAGGAGCTGAGCTCGTATCACACCATGATCGCCTGCGTGGCGGCCGGCGCGTGCGTGACCTTGTTGCCGGCCAGCGTGCTAGCGCTGTCGGACGCGCCTGCCACCCTGAAAACACTGTCGGTTGGGCAAGCCGACACCTTGCTGGTATGGCGCGCGGGATTCGACGTGCCTGCCTTTCAACACTTGCTGGTGCAGCTAAGTAATCCTCAGGAAAATATTGTGAATTTATGA
- a CDS encoding phage tail protein codes for MKSFVRNRVSNVALFAGVLAAAWSPASIACSDTPVLASICVMAVPFTFGSFNRQYILATGQDLSINNYTALYSLIGTTYGQTNNTSFKLPDLRGKFVIAADGVNYNAGATGGKSAITLTTAQLPPHLFTVTALPVALGAVTFSTVLPTLSATVSIASSVATGTVSDLKLNVVGGSGGATSPSGNYLGKSSSPLVNVYSSATPDAALNAGAISGGNVSVTVPASSSVVTFPSSTVAGTVGGTATVSGNTNVVGTGAAIDIRPPYIALTYYIAAQNGLYPSRD; via the coding sequence TTGAAATCATTCGTCAGGAATCGTGTTTCTAACGTCGCGCTGTTCGCTGGTGTGCTTGCGGCGGCCTGGAGTCCCGCCAGTATCGCCTGCTCCGATACGCCGGTGCTGGCGAGTATTTGCGTCATGGCCGTGCCGTTCACGTTTGGTTCTTTTAATCGCCAGTATATTCTCGCTACCGGGCAGGATTTATCGATTAATAACTATACGGCGCTGTACTCCCTGATCGGTACCACTTACGGCCAAACCAATAATACGAGCTTCAAGCTGCCCGACCTGCGCGGCAAGTTCGTGATCGCTGCCGACGGCGTCAATTACAACGCAGGCGCTACGGGCGGGAAAAGTGCCATCACCCTGACGACAGCCCAGTTGCCGCCGCATTTGTTCACCGTGACCGCGCTTCCGGTCGCCCTGGGTGCGGTGACCTTTTCCACGGTATTGCCTACGCTGAGCGCCACGGTCAGTATCGCCAGCAGCGTCGCCACCGGCACGGTGTCGGACTTGAAACTGAACGTGGTCGGTGGTTCGGGCGGTGCCACTTCGCCATCGGGTAACTATCTCGGCAAGAGTAGCAGCCCTCTCGTCAACGTCTATTCCAGCGCGACGCCCGATGCCGCGCTCAATGCCGGCGCCATCAGCGGCGGCAATGTGTCGGTAACGGTCCCTGCCAGTTCCTCAGTCGTGACCTTTCCGAGCTCAACCGTCGCCGGAACCGTGGGCGGCACTGCGACCGTCAGCGGCAACACCAATGTCGTCGGGACGGGTGCGGCGATTGATATCAGGCCGCCGTATATCGCATTGACGTATTACATCGCGGCGCAAAATGGCCTGTATCCGAGCCGCGATTAA